In a single window of the Pseudopipra pipra isolate bDixPip1 chromosome 21, bDixPip1.hap1, whole genome shotgun sequence genome:
- the DPH1 gene encoding 2-(3-amino-3-carboxypropyl)histidine synthase subunit 1 isoform X2 encodes MAQRRPPGDLRSRRGPVVTPALSLSLLPLSSTRSPAIVPGLCRAAPRLPWSRLSPLSRLPSTLPAAPRGPAVPYGPYRPLCPACPGVLPRSRRPIRVFAVPAVPSAPPRSLPPLRTSCRSLPCPPLLIVLSAPLDPCCPTGARIPHRELCCPLRTPSLLSPLSPGSCCPRTPRRGPDTPLGPRCHRTVPPASRGSLDPPPFGTSGGLVIPLGAQLSPLTRRDARFPRGMSSASSVFYHPPEVPLPRTIPPEGEGPSRLLPSAPPRVPLFHRDHCCPYCPTEGPRYPTGSTAVPIAPSRVPLSHRERCCPYCPTEGPVIPLGALLPLLHPRGDPRYPRVPPTPPLARTWLLPHDTGSGGTHGPVSMTAFPVSCVNVRTGSPRAVTTGRDATKPPPRREVGDNPAITTFATPHRTPSLLPGPRRDLHPPPPRSPPRSLSPSRRGPAGALSRARCLGRRLLWARAGLAWCCLAAPTCGTAMAAPVRAGSAAPVPARARAPVRHVAQQIPEEILGNSELQEAAKALPPNYNFEIPKTIWRIRQARARKVALQMPEGLLMFACTIVDIVERFTDAEAVVMGDVTYGACCVDDYTARALGADFLVHYGHSCLSCHYPERNKRVLSMDPIYTPCPGCQHRQSGGTAHPAHTRAVGAQGAPPTRFIPQAATA; translated from the exons ATGGCCCAGCGCCGCCCTCCTGGGGATCTGCGATCCCGCCGGGGACCGGTTGTCACCCCCGCCCTATCGTTATCCCTTCTGCCGTTGTCGTCGACACGGAGTCCCGCTATCGTACCGGGGCTCTgccgcgccgccccgcgccTGCCGTGGTCACggctgtccccgctgtcccgcTTGCCCAGCACCCTCCCTGCCGCTCCCCGGGGACCCGCCGTCCCCTATGGCCCTTATCGTCCCCTCTGCCCCGCGTGTCCCGGTGTCCTGCCGAGGTCTCGCCGCCCGATCCGGGTCTTtgctgtccccgctgtcccctccGCCCCGCCACGGTCCCTGCCGCCCCTCCGGACTTCCTGCCGCTCCCTACCATGCCCTCCGCTCCTTATCGTCCTCTCTGCCCCACTGGATCCCTGCTGTCCCACGGGTGCACGGATACCCCACCGGGAGCTCTGCTGTCCCCTCCGCACCCCgtccctgctgtcccctttGTCTCCCGGTTCCTGCTGTCCCCGCACTCCCCGCCGCGGTCCCGACACCCCACTGGGACCCCGCTGCCACCGGACTGTCCCTCCTGCCTCTCGAGGGTCCCTCGACCCTCCTCCCTTTGGCACCAGCGGGGGTCTCGTTATCCCACTGGGAGCGCAGCTGTCCCCACTGACCCGCCGGGATGCCCGCTTTCCTCGGGGGATGTCCTCTGCCTCCTCGGTCTTCTATCATCCCCCGGAGGTCCCGCTACCCCGGACTATTCCTCCTGAGGGCGAGGGTCCCTCTCGCCTCCTCCCTTCTGCCCCCCCGAGAGTCCCGTTATTCCACCGGGATCACTGCTGCCCCTACTGTCCCACCGAAGGTCCCCGTTATCCCACCGGGAGCACTGCTGTCCCCATTGCCCCCTCGAGGGTCCCGTTATCCCACCGGGAGCGCTGCTGCCCCTACTGCCCCACCGAGGGTCCCGTTATCCCTCTGGGAGCGCTGCTGCCCTTACTGCACCCCCGCGGAGATCCCCGCTACCCTCGGGTCCCTCCTACCCCACCCCTCGCAAGGACCTGGCTTCTGCCCCACGACACGGGTAGCGGGGGGACACACGGACCCGTCAGCATGACAGCGTTCCCGGTGTCCTGTGTTAACGTTAGGACCGGCAGCCCCCGGGCTGTCACCACCGGGAGAGACGCGACAAAGCCGCCTCCCCGACGTGAAGTGGGGGACAACCCCGCCATCACAACCTTTGCCACACCGCACCGCACGCCCAGCCTCCTGCCGGGACCACGCCGGGACCTTCATCCGCCACCGCCCCGGTCCCCGCCGCGCAGCCTGTCCCCGTCCCGTCGGGGCCCGGCGGGTGCGCTCTCCCGCGCTCGATGTCTCGGCCGGCGGCTGCTCTGGGCTCGCGCGGGGCTCGCTTGGTGCTGCCTGGCCGCCCCCACGTGCGGCACTGCAATGGCGGCCCCCGTGAGGGCCGGGAGCGCGGCCCCGGTGCCCGCCAGAG CCCGAGCCCCCGTGCGACACGTGGCACAGCAGATCCCCGAGGAGATCCTTGGAAACTcggagctgcaggaggcagcaaAGGCCCTGCCCCCAAACTACAACTTCGAGATCCCCAAGACCATCTGGCGGATCCGACAGGCTCGGGCCAGGAAGG TGGCCCTGCAGATGCCGGAAGGGCTCCTCATGTTCGCCTGCACCATCGTGGACATCGTTGAGCG GTTCACGGACGCAGAGGCCGTGGTGATGGGTGATGTGACCTACGGCGCATGCTGCGTGGACGACTACACGGCCCGGGCCTTGGGCGCTGACTTCTTGGTGCACTATGGACACAGCTGCCTAA GCTGCCATTATCCAGAAAGAAACAAACGGGTGCTCTCCATGGATCCCATCTACACCCCCTGCCCAGggtgccagcacaggcagagcgGTGGCACAGCCCACCCTGCCCACACCAGGGCAGTTGGGGCGCAGGGAGCCCCACCAACACGCTTTATCCCCCAGGCAGCAACAGCCTAG
- the DPH1 gene encoding 2-(3-amino-3-carboxypropyl)histidine synthase subunit 1 isoform X3, whose amino-acid sequence MAQRRPPGDLRSRRGPVVTPALSLSLLPLSSTRSPAIVPGLCRAAPRLPWSRLSPLSRLPSTLPAAPRGPAVPYGPYRPLCPACPGVLPRSRRPIRVFAVPAVPSAPPRSLPPLRTSCRSLPCPPLLIVLSAPLDPCCPTGARIPHRELCCPLRTPSLLSPLSPGSCCPRTPRRGPDTPLGPRCHRTVPPASRGSLDPPPFGTSGGLVIPLGAQLSPLTRRDARFPRGMSSASSVFYHPPEVPLPRTIPPEGEGPSRLLPSAPPRVPLFHRDHCCPYCPTEGPRYPTGSTAVPIAPSRVPLSHRERCCPYCPTEGPVIPLGALLPLLHPRGDPRYPRVPPTPPLARTWLLPHDTGSGGTHGPVSMTAFPVSCVNVRTGSPRAVTTGRDATKPPPRREVGDNPAITTFATPHRTPSLLPGPRRDLHPPPPRSPPRSLSPSRRGPAGALSRARCLGRRLLWARAGLAWCCLAAPTCGTAMAAPVRAGSAAPVPARARAPVRHVAQQIPEEILGNSELQEAAKALPPNYNFEIPKTIWRIRQARARKVALQMPEGLLMFACTIVDIVERYRANKAGILWDMSLGMVVSALAPPVRTEREVP is encoded by the exons ATGGCCCAGCGCCGCCCTCCTGGGGATCTGCGATCCCGCCGGGGACCGGTTGTCACCCCCGCCCTATCGTTATCCCTTCTGCCGTTGTCGTCGACACGGAGTCCCGCTATCGTACCGGGGCTCTgccgcgccgccccgcgccTGCCGTGGTCACggctgtccccgctgtcccgcTTGCCCAGCACCCTCCCTGCCGCTCCCCGGGGACCCGCCGTCCCCTATGGCCCTTATCGTCCCCTCTGCCCCGCGTGTCCCGGTGTCCTGCCGAGGTCTCGCCGCCCGATCCGGGTCTTtgctgtccccgctgtcccctccGCCCCGCCACGGTCCCTGCCGCCCCTCCGGACTTCCTGCCGCTCCCTACCATGCCCTCCGCTCCTTATCGTCCTCTCTGCCCCACTGGATCCCTGCTGTCCCACGGGTGCACGGATACCCCACCGGGAGCTCTGCTGTCCCCTCCGCACCCCgtccctgctgtcccctttGTCTCCCGGTTCCTGCTGTCCCCGCACTCCCCGCCGCGGTCCCGACACCCCACTGGGACCCCGCTGCCACCGGACTGTCCCTCCTGCCTCTCGAGGGTCCCTCGACCCTCCTCCCTTTGGCACCAGCGGGGGTCTCGTTATCCCACTGGGAGCGCAGCTGTCCCCACTGACCCGCCGGGATGCCCGCTTTCCTCGGGGGATGTCCTCTGCCTCCTCGGTCTTCTATCATCCCCCGGAGGTCCCGCTACCCCGGACTATTCCTCCTGAGGGCGAGGGTCCCTCTCGCCTCCTCCCTTCTGCCCCCCCGAGAGTCCCGTTATTCCACCGGGATCACTGCTGCCCCTACTGTCCCACCGAAGGTCCCCGTTATCCCACCGGGAGCACTGCTGTCCCCATTGCCCCCTCGAGGGTCCCGTTATCCCACCGGGAGCGCTGCTGCCCCTACTGCCCCACCGAGGGTCCCGTTATCCCTCTGGGAGCGCTGCTGCCCTTACTGCACCCCCGCGGAGATCCCCGCTACCCTCGGGTCCCTCCTACCCCACCCCTCGCAAGGACCTGGCTTCTGCCCCACGACACGGGTAGCGGGGGGACACACGGACCCGTCAGCATGACAGCGTTCCCGGTGTCCTGTGTTAACGTTAGGACCGGCAGCCCCCGGGCTGTCACCACCGGGAGAGACGCGACAAAGCCGCCTCCCCGACGTGAAGTGGGGGACAACCCCGCCATCACAACCTTTGCCACACCGCACCGCACGCCCAGCCTCCTGCCGGGACCACGCCGGGACCTTCATCCGCCACCGCCCCGGTCCCCGCCGCGCAGCCTGTCCCCGTCCCGTCGGGGCCCGGCGGGTGCGCTCTCCCGCGCTCGATGTCTCGGCCGGCGGCTGCTCTGGGCTCGCGCGGGGCTCGCTTGGTGCTGCCTGGCCGCCCCCACGTGCGGCACTGCAATGGCGGCCCCCGTGAGGGCCGGGAGCGCGGCCCCGGTGCCCGCCAGAG CCCGAGCCCCCGTGCGACACGTGGCACAGCAGATCCCCGAGGAGATCCTTGGAAACTcggagctgcaggaggcagcaaAGGCCCTGCCCCCAAACTACAACTTCGAGATCCCCAAGACCATCTGGCGGATCCGACAGGCTCGGGCCAGGAAGG TGGCCCTGCAGATGCCGGAAGGGCTCCTCATGTTCGCCTGCACCATCGTGGACATCGTTGAGCG TTACAGGGCCAACAAAGCTGGAATACTCTGGGACATGTCCCTTGGGATGGTGGTGTCAGCTCTGGCACCACCAGTGAGGACAGAGAGGGAGGTCCCCTGA
- the DPH1 gene encoding 2-(3-amino-3-carboxypropyl)histidine synthase subunit 1 isoform X1: MSSASSVFYHPPEVPLPRTIPPEGEGPSRLLPSAPPRVPLFHRDHCCPYCPTEGPRYPTGSTAVPIAPSRVPLSHRERCCPYCPTEGPVIPLGALLPLLHPRGDPRYPRVPPTPPLARTWLLPHDTGSGGTHGPVSMTAFPVSCVNVRTGSPRAVTTGRDATKPPPRREVGDNPAITTFATPHRTPSLLPGPRRDLHPPPPRSPPRSLSPSRRGPAGALSRARCLGRRLLWARAGLAWCCLAAPTCGTAMAAPVRAGSAAPVPARARAPVRHVAQQIPEEILGNSELQEAAKALPPNYNFEIPKTIWRIRQARARKVALQMPEGLLMFACTIVDIVERFTDAEAVVMGDVTYGACCVDDYTARALGADFLVHYGHSCLIPINSTQGLKMLYVFVDIKIDASHFLETIRFNFVAGASLALVSTIQFVSTLQAASQELRSQYKVCVPQCKPLSPGEILGCTSPRLAKDTDAIVYLGDGRFHLESIMIANPGIPAYRYDPYSKVFSQEHYSHERMHRARQDAIRAATTARCWGLILGTLGRQGSPKILQHLESRLRALGRPYVRVLLSEIFPSKLQLFPDVDAWVQVACPRLSIDWGEAFSKPLLTPYEAAVALQDIEWQQPYPMDFYASQSLGPWTANHGGTQPPRRGRPAQGKPPAPPAPPEGGGNPSTGDPAAS; encoded by the exons ATGTCCTCTGCCTCCTCGGTCTTCTATCATCCCCCGGAGGTCCCGCTACCCCGGACTATTCCTCCTGAGGGCGAGGGTCCCTCTCGCCTCCTCCCTTCTGCCCCCCCGAGAGTCCCGTTATTCCACCGGGATCACTGCTGCCCCTACTGTCCCACCGAAGGTCCCCGTTATCCCACCGGGAGCACTGCTGTCCCCATTGCCCCCTCGAGGGTCCCGTTATCCCACCGGGAGCGCTGCTGCCCCTACTGCCCCACCGAGGGTCCCGTTATCCCTCTGGGAGCGCTGCTGCCCTTACTGCACCCCCGCGGAGATCCCCGCTACCCTCGGGTCCCTCCTACCCCACCCCTCGCAAGGACCTGGCTTCTGCCCCACGACACGGGTAGCGGGGGGACACACGGACCCGTCAGCATGACAGCGTTCCCGGTGTCCTGTGTTAACGTTAGGACCGGCAGCCCCCGGGCTGTCACCACCGGGAGAGACGCGACAAAGCCGCCTCCCCGACGTGAAGTGGGGGACAACCCCGCCATCACAACCTTTGCCACACCGCACCGCACGCCCAGCCTCCTGCCGGGACCACGCCGGGACCTTCATCCGCCACCGCCCCGGTCCCCGCCGCGCAGCCTGTCCCCGTCCCGTCGGGGCCCGGCGGGTGCGCTCTCCCGCGCTCGATGTCTCGGCCGGCGGCTGCTCTGGGCTCGCGCGGGGCTCGCTTGGTGCTGCCTGGCCGCCCCCACGTGCGGCACTGCAATGGCGGCCCCCGTGAGGGCCGGGAGCGCGGCCCCGGTGCCCGCCAGAG CCCGAGCCCCCGTGCGACACGTGGCACAGCAGATCCCCGAGGAGATCCTTGGAAACTcggagctgcaggaggcagcaaAGGCCCTGCCCCCAAACTACAACTTCGAGATCCCCAAGACCATCTGGCGGATCCGACAGGCTCGGGCCAGGAAGG TGGCCCTGCAGATGCCGGAAGGGCTCCTCATGTTCGCCTGCACCATCGTGGACATCGTTGAGCG GTTCACGGACGCAGAGGCCGTGGTGATGGGTGATGTGACCTACGGCGCATGCTGCGTGGACGACTACACGGCCCGGGCCTTGGGCGCTGACTTCTTGGTGCACTATGGACACAGCTGCCTAA TTCCCATCAACTCCACTCAGGGGCTGAAGATGCTCTATGTGTTTGTGGACATAAAGATCGATGCATCTCATTTCCTTGAGACCATTCGCTTCAACTTCGTGGCAGGTGCCTCCCTGGCCCTCGTCAGCACCATCCAGTTTGTCTCCACGCTGCAG GCAGCGTCACAGGAGCTGCGCTCCCAGTACAAGGTGTGTGTGCCCCAGTGTAAGCCACTGTCCCCAGGAGAGATCCTGGGCTGCACATCGCCCCGGCTCGCCAAGGACACAGATGCCATTGT GTATTTGGGCGACGGGCGCTTCCACCTGGAGTCCATCATGATTGCCAACCCGGGGATACCTGCATACAG GTATGACCCCTACAGCAAGGTGTTCTCCCAGGAGCACTACAGCCACGAGCGCATGCACCGCGCTCGGCAGGACGCCATCCGCGCTGCCACCACTGCCCGCTGCTGGGGGCTCATCCTGGGCACACTGGGGCGTCAGGGCTCCCCCAAAATCCTGCAG CACCTGGAGTCACGTCTCCGTGCCCTGGGCCGGCCCTACGTGCGGGTGCTGCTGTCTGAGATCTTCCCCAGCAAGTTGCAGCTCTTCCCAGATGTGGATGC GTGGGTGCAGGTAGCCTGTCCCCGGCTCTCCATTGACTGGGGAGAAGCCTTCAGCAAGCCCCTGCTGACACCCTACGAG GCTGCGGTGGCTCTCCAGGACATCGAATGGCAGCAGCCTTATCCCATGGACTTCTACGCCAGCCAGTCCCTGGGGCCGTGGACGGCGAACCACGGCGGCACACAGCCCCCGCGCCGCGGGCGGCCAGCACAG GGGAAGCCACCCGCGCCCCCTGCCCCGCCGGAGGGTGGGGGGAATCCAAGCACCGGGGACCCCGCAGCCTCGTGA
- the OVCA2 gene encoding esterase OVCA2: protein MAAEARPLRLLALHGYRQSARRLRQRTGALRKALRGRAELLPIDAPHPVSSAAAQDDPDGDDPPRGWWFSGPGTFEAGEAAAAPEGLEESLSAVAAALAEQGPFDGLLGFSQGAALAAMVCALRARGDPRFPVAFAVLVAGFASRAPAHGHFYRDPIALPTLHVVGDTDAVIAAPLSMELARCFVEPVVLTHPGGHFIPVAAAQKKAYLEFLEGFRPGQGQAKPSGTGEVSERSV, encoded by the coding sequence ATGGCGGCGGAGGCGCGGCCGCTGCGGCTGTTGGCGCTGCACGGGTACCGGCAGAGCGCCCGCCGCCTCCGCCAGCGCACCGGCGCGCTCCGCAAGGCACTGCGCGGCCGCGCAGAGCTGCTTCCCATCGACGCTCCGCACCCCGTGTCCTCCGCCGCCGCCCAGGACGACCCCGACGGGGACGACCCGCCCCGCGGCTGGTGGTTCTCGGGGCCCGGCACGTTCGAggcgggcgaggcggcggcggcgccggaggggctggaggagtcTCTGTCGGCCGtggcggcggcgctggcggAGCAGGGACCGTTCGACGGGCTGCTGGGGTTCAGCCAGGGCGCGGCGCTGGCCGCCATGGTGTGCGCGCTGCGGGCCCGCGGCGACCCGCGCTTCCCCGTGGCCTTCGCCGTGCTGGTGGCCGGGTTCGCCAGCCGCGCCCCGGCGCACGGGCACTTCTACCGCGACCCCATCGCCCTGCCCACGCTGCACGTCGTGGGGGACACGGACGCCGTGATCGCGGCCCCGCTCAGCATGGAGCTGGCCCGATGCTTCGTGGAACCGGTGGTGCTCACCCACCCCGGCGGACACTTCATCCCCGTGGCTGCAGCGCAGAAGAAAGCCTACCTGGAATTCTTGGAAGGCTTCCGACCCGGGCAGGGGCAGGCCAAGCCctcaggcactggggaggtttCAGAACGGTCTGTGTAA